Sequence from the Candidatus Thioglobus sp. NP1 genome:
ATTTTTCCTGAATATAAGGCTAATAGAGGCCCAGCTGAAGATGATTTAGTTGTCCAAATTGAACCTTTATACGACATAGTAAGAGCTATGGGTTTTCATTTTATTTGTGAGGCTGGTGTAGAGGCAGATGATGTTATTGCAACGCTTGCAAAACTCGCAAGTGAAAAAGATATTGAAACTATTATAGCTAGTGGAGATAAGGACCTCTTTCAATTAGTTGGTGGAAAAATAAAACAACTGGATATGAAGGGTAAGTTATACGCTGAAGAGGATGTTGAAGAAAAAATGGGTGTCATGCCTAAGCAAGTCTTGGATTTACTTGCATTAAGTGGTGATGCTTCAGATAATATTCCTGGAGTTCCCAGTGTTGGTCCTAAAACTGCTTCAAAGTGGCTTAAACTTTATGATGATGTAGAGGGTGTTAAAGCGAATGCTAGTCAAATTGGAGGTAAGGTAGGTGAAAAGTTAAGAGAATCATTTGATTTATTAGACCTCTCATACCAATTAGTGAAACTCAAGTTTGATGTTGAGTTACCGTTTGATATCTTTGAAAAAGAACCTGGAGAGAAAAAGGAAGTTTTAGTAGAGCTTTACAAAGAATATGGTTTTTCAATGTGGCTTAAACAACTAGGAGAAATTCAAGAGCCTGAAGTTGTGCAAGAAAAGGAGATAGTTGAAAGTCCAGCTCAAGAAAAAACTACTAATCTTGATATTGATAGCTACTCTCAAAGTCTTATTCTTAATGAAGATGATTTTTCATTACTGCTAACCAAGCTCTCTAACAGTGAGGTTTTTGTTTTTGACTTGGAGACAAATAGTCTTGATTATATGCGAGCAGAGATTGTAGGCCTTGTTTTTCTAATGGAAAAAGAAAGCTATTATGTTCCCATAGGGCATGATTACTTAGATGCTCCAGTGCAACTCTCTCGTCAAAGAGTATTGGATGCATTGAAACCAATTCTTGAAAATAAAAGTATTGGTAAGATTGGTCAAAACTTAAAATATGATGCACATATTCTAGCAAATATTGAAATCAATCTAAACGGTATTAGTGATGACACAATGCTGAAATCTTATTGTTTAAATTCCGTGGCAACCAGACATAACATGGATGATTTATCAGAATATTATCTCGGGCATAAAACAATTCATTATGCGGATGTTGCTGGAAGTGGAAAAAAACAATTAACCTTTAATCAGGTGAATATTGATGAAGCGATGCCTTACGCGTGTGAGGATGTTATTGTAACTAATGAACTTAATAAATTATTAGATCATAAGCTTGAGCGTTATCCTAAACTAATGGCACTCTATCAAAATATAGAGCTTCCTTTAATTGAGATAATGCTGAAATTAGAACGAAATGGAGCTCTTGTAGATGAGTTGTCACTATTTAACCAGCAAGTTGAAATTAAAGCTGAAATGAATATTATTCAAGCTCAAGCGTTTGAGATTGCTGGCGACGAATTCAATCTTGAGTCTCCTAAGCAAATCCAACAAATCCTTTTTAGTGAAGAGGGGTTTGGACTGGAGCCAAAAAAGAAAACAGCAAAAGGTCAGCCATCAACTAATGAAGAGGCGCTCAAGTTATTAGACCACCCTTTGGTTGATTTAATTATGTCTTATCGCACATTAACAAAATTAAACTCTACTTATTTAGAGGCATTACCTAAACAAATTAACAGAAATACTGGGCGCTTGCATACTTCATATCATCAAGCAGTTACAGCAACTGGCAGGCTATCCTCATCAAAGCCAAATTTTCAAAATATTCCAATTAGAACAGAACAAGGGGCTCAGATAAGATCAGCCTTTATTGCAAATAAGGGTAATGTAATTTTAGCAGCTGACTATTCACAAATTGAATTAAGAATAATGGCCCATATTTCTGAAGATAAAAGTTTAATAGAGTCATTTCGTAATAATGTTGATGTCCACCGCTCAACTGCTGCACAAGTTTTTAATACAGAGCTTGACAAAGTTACCAAGGACCAACGAAGAAAAGCTAAAGCAATTAATTTCGGTTTAATTTATGGCATGAGTGCATTCGGTTTAGCAAAACAAATTGATGTCTCTCGAACGGAAGCCAAACAATATATCGATGGTTATTTTGAAAATTATCCTGGTGTATTAAAGTTTATGGATGAAACTAAAGAAAAGGCAAAGTCACAAGGTTATGTAGAAACTATTTTAGGCAGAAGATTATATCTTCCACAGATTAATGCAAAAAATAAAATGCTTCAACAGCACGCTCTTAGAACAGCTATCAATGCTCCAATGCAGGGTTCATCTGCTGATATTATAAAAAAAGCAATGTTGGATATTCAGGCATGGATTGATGCTGAAGATAATGGCATTAAGATGATAATGCAAGTTCATGATGAGCTCGTCTTTGAAGTTCAAGAAGAAAAATCAATTGAGTATGCTGAGATTATAAGATCTATGATGGCTGAAACATTAAAGTTAAGCATTCCATTAGATGTTGATGTAGGAATAGGATCAAACTGGCAAGAGGCTCATTAGCGCAAGACTTTTATGGATTACATATTATCAGATTATTTTTTTAAAGCTAAATTTGAGTAAGAGTTTATTATCGAGTTAAACTAAAATAGCTCCTGGAACCTAATTACATTATTAATCAATTAAAAATGAAAGAACAGCTTCAAAATCTCCTCTTTAAATCTATTGCCAAGATAATAGAGCAGGGCTTAATTTCAGATTTACCTGAAAAGATTAGATTGGATCATACTAAGGATAAAAGTCACGGCGATTATGCAACCAATATTGCTTTGGTATTGGCAAAACAAGCTAAGACAAATCCAAAAGAACTAGCTCAAAGCATTATTGAACATCTAGGAGATGTTGATTTCATTAAAAAAACTGAAATAGCTGGACCAGGCTTCATAAATTTTTTTCTATCAGATGAATCAAATAGTTCTATCATCAACGAAATTATCAAAATTAAGGAAGATTTTGGTTCTTCAACAATTGGAGAGGGACAAAGTGTTCTATTAGAGTATGTTTCTGCAAATCCAACAGGGCCATTGCATGTTGGACATGGCAGAGGAGCAGCTTATGGGGCTA
This genomic interval carries:
- the polA gene encoding DNA polymerase I: MTQQLILVDGSAFLFRSYFSTLSQNLTNDGGFPTGAMFGVINAIKHLQRQYKDAKIIMIFDAKGSNFRHDIFPEYKANRGPAEDDLVVQIEPLYDIVRAMGFHFICEAGVEADDVIATLAKLASEKDIETIIASGDKDLFQLVGGKIKQLDMKGKLYAEEDVEEKMGVMPKQVLDLLALSGDASDNIPGVPSVGPKTASKWLKLYDDVEGVKANASQIGGKVGEKLRESFDLLDLSYQLVKLKFDVELPFDIFEKEPGEKKEVLVELYKEYGFSMWLKQLGEIQEPEVVQEKEIVESPAQEKTTNLDIDSYSQSLILNEDDFSLLLTKLSNSEVFVFDLETNSLDYMRAEIVGLVFLMEKESYYVPIGHDYLDAPVQLSRQRVLDALKPILENKSIGKIGQNLKYDAHILANIEINLNGISDDTMLKSYCLNSVATRHNMDDLSEYYLGHKTIHYADVAGSGKKQLTFNQVNIDEAMPYACEDVIVTNELNKLLDHKLERYPKLMALYQNIELPLIEIMLKLERNGALVDELSLFNQQVEIKAEMNIIQAQAFEIAGDEFNLESPKQIQQILFSEEGFGLEPKKKTAKGQPSTNEEALKLLDHPLVDLIMSYRTLTKLNSTYLEALPKQINRNTGRLHTSYHQAVTATGRLSSSKPNFQNIPIRTEQGAQIRSAFIANKGNVILAADYSQIELRIMAHISEDKSLIESFRNNVDVHRSTAAQVFNTELDKVTKDQRRKAKAINFGLIYGMSAFGLAKQIDVSRTEAKQYIDGYFENYPGVLKFMDETKEKAKSQGYVETILGRRLYLPQINAKNKMLQQHALRTAINAPMQGSSADIIKKAMLDIQAWIDAEDNGIKMIMQVHDELVFEVQEEKSIEYAEIIRSMMAETLKLSIPLDVDVGIGSNWQEAH